Part of the Kitasatospora sp. NBC_00374 genome is shown below.
CAGGCCGCCGAGGCCGGTGCCCGGCTGGTCGCCTTCCCCGAGATGGCTCTCACGGGGTACCCCGTCGAGGACCTCGCCCTGCGTAGCTCGTTCGTGGAGGCCTCCCGGACGGCGCTGGTCGAGCTGGCCGCCCGGCTGGCCGCCAAGGGGCTGGGCGAGGTGCCGGTGGTGGTCGGCTACCTCGGCCGCTCGGACCACGCCTCGGCGAAGCTGGGCCGCCCGGCCGGCGAGCCGCAGAACTGCGCGGCGGTGCTGCACCGCGGCGAGGTGGTCAACCGTTTCGCCAAGCACCACCTGCCCAACTACGGCGTCTTCGACGAGTACCGCTACTTCGTTCCCGGCGACCAGCTCTCCGTGCTCCGCCTGCACGGCGTGGACGTCGCGCTGGCGATCTGCGAGGACATCTGGCAGGACGGCGGCCGCGTCACCGCCGCCCGCGAGGCCGGGGCCGGCCTGCTGCTGGTCATCAACGGGTCGCCGTACGAGCGCGACAAGGACGACGCCCGGCTGGCGCTGGTGCGGCGCCGGGCCGCCGAGGCGGGCTGCACGCTGGCCTACCTGAACATGGTCGGCGCCCAGGACGAGCTGGTCTTCGACGGCGACTCGCTGGTCGTCTCCGCCGACGGCGAGGTGCTCACCCGCGCCCCGCAGTTCGAGGAACGGCTGGTGCTGGTCGACCTGGAGCTTCCCGCGGCCGCCGCCGACCACGCCGACGGCCTGCTGCTCGGCGACGGCCTGCACCTGGTCCGCACCGACCTGGGCGGCGAGCCGCTGCCCGCCCCCGCCGTGGGGGCACCCCCGGCCGGAGGCTGGGGGACGGTCGGGGCCGAGGTCGCGCCTCGGGTCGAGGACGAGGCGGAGATCTACGCCGCCCTGGTCACCGGAACCCGGGCGTACGTACGCAAGAACGGTTTCGCCTCGGTGCTGATCGGCCTCTCCGGCGGTATCGACTCGGCGCTGGTCGCGGCGATCGCGGTGGACGCCCTCGGCGCGGAGAACGTGCACTGCGTCTCGATGCCCAGCCGGTACTCCTCGCAGCACTCCCGGGACGACGCCGCCGAGCTGGCCGAGCGCACCGGCCTGCACTTTCGCACCGTCTCGATCGCCCCGATGTTCGACGCCTACATGGACTCGCTCGGCCTCACCGGGCTGGCCGAGGAGAACCTGCAGTCCCGGCTGCGCGGCACCCTGCTGATGGCGATCTCCAACCAGGAGGGGCACATCGTGCTCGCGCCCGGCAACAAGAGCGAGCTCGCGGTGGGCTACTCGACGCTGTACGGCGACTCGGTCGGCGCGTACGGACCGATCAAGGACGTCTACAAGTCGCTGATCTTCCGGCTGGCCCGCTGGCGCAACGAGGAGGCCGGGCGGCGCGGCGAGGTGCCGCCGATCCCGGAGAACACCATCGTCAAGCCGCCGTCCGCCGAGCTGCGGCCGGACCAGAAGGACACCGACTCGCTGCCGGACTACGACCTGCTGGACACCGTGCTCGACCTGTACGTGGAGGGCGACCAGGGTCGGGACGCGATCGTGGCGGCCGGCTTCGACGCCGCGGTGGTCGACCGGATCGTGCGACTGGTCGACACGGCCGAGTACAAGCGCCGCCAGTACCCGCCGGGCCCGAAGATCTCCGCGAAGGGCTTCGGCCGCGACCGCCGACTGCCCATCACCAACCGCTGGCGCCGCGGCTGACGCTCCGCCGGCTCTTCACCAAGTCGCCACCAGCCCCGTCCCGGACGCCCTTACCACGCCCGGGTCGGGGCTTTGACATTCGTACTAAAATCGCTTGAGTAGTGACGCATTGTCACGCGGAGTGATGACGGGGGGTCATCTTGGCGATCGAGCTACCGGGTGAACTGATCTGGGTCATGGACCTGCTCGGCCTGAACTGGCCCGAGGTCAACGAGGACAGCGTGCGGGAGTACGCCGACCACGTCCGACAGTTCGCCACCAACATCGACGGCACGCACGCGGCGGCCACCGCCACCATCCGGGCCATGGCCGACGCCTACCAGGCCTCCTCCTACCAGCAGTTGGCCGACACCTGGACGCGGATGTCCGCGGACCACATGGACGACCTGGTCCAGGTCTGCAACGCGAGCGCGATCGCGCTGGAGGTCGCGGCGGACGTGATCATCGCCGCCAAGCTCGCGGTCATCACCCAACTCGGCATCATGGCAGCCGAACTGGCGGCCGCCGCGGCCACCGCGGTGGTCACCCTGGGCGCCTCCGCCGCGGCCGAGGCCGCCCTGGCGGAGGTCCAGCGACGGATCGTCAAGGAGATCATCCAGGAGGCCGAGGACCAGGTGATCGGCATGCTGGTGGAGCGGGCGGTCGCCCCGCTGGAGGAGGCCGTCACCCGGGCGCTGACCGGCCTGGTCTTCAAGGGCGTCCAGGCCGCGGTCGGAGCTGCCGCCGGCGGCGGTGGCGGGGCCGGCGAGGGGTTCCAGATCGACCCCGAGCGGATGCTCGCCCACGCGGCCGAGCTCCAGCGGCACGCCGAGGACGTCGTCGGCCACGCCCAGACCTTCGCCGGCGCGACCTCGGGGGTGTCGTTCAGTTGAGCCACCCGATAGCCAAGGCCCTGGAGGACGCCGCCCAGCGGGTCGGCAGGACCATCAGCAAGGACGCGGCCAAGGCCGTCTCCGAGATGTACGAACAGGCCGGTCACGGCGCCAAGAAGGTCGTCCAGAACCTCAAGGACGCGGACGACGCCCACGCCAAGCAGATCCTCGCGCTGGCCGAGAAGATCGCCAAGAACGACGGCATGACCGGCAAGGGCGCTCGCAAACGCATGGTCCGCCAGCACGACGCCCGCACCCGGATCGCCGGCCACCTCGGCGTCAGGGGCGACTACGACGCGGAGATGGTGATCGACTCCTCGAAGTACCCGGAGTCGGCGCAGCACATCCAGGAGGCCCAGAACGGCACCATCTGGCGCGGCGGGCGTTCCAGGACCGGCCCGGCGAAGCCCTCCGTCCTGACGATCGACCGCGGCAACGCGGACGCCAACCGGGCGGAGTCGCTGCGGGGCATCCCCACCGCCCCGCCGAAGGACCGGGACGAGTACCCGCCCGCGATGTTCCAGGAGGGCGGCAAGGGCGCGAGCGTCAAGTACATCTCCGACTCGGACAACCGCGGCTCCGGCTCGGCGATGGGCAGCGCGTTGCACGGCTTGCCACACAATGCTCGGGTGAGGATACGAATTCGGTGAGGGCAAGGGGTGACACGGCGTGAACGTGGCTGAGCAGCTGATCTCACAGGCACGGCAGGGAGCGTTCCGGGAAGCGCTGCCGCGTCTGCTCGCACTCGCGACGGACCCTCACGCCGATACGGATCCGGCCTGGGAGGCCGGGGCGGCCGCCATCCAGCTCCTGTTCTGGCACGACCGGTTCGCCGAGGCCGCCGAGCTCGCCGAATCGCTGATCGCCCGGCAGGGGCCGCTCGGCGGCGAGCTGTGCGATCAGGACATCCCGTTCGACGACTCGTTCCTGGCCGCCCAGCTGCACGTCGGTGTCCCGGCGGAGCCCCGGCTGCGCGCCGCGGCCGAGCTCGTCCCGGCCGACCGGGTGCTGGGCGAGGCACTGCGCTGGCGGGCGGACGAGGTTCCCGCCGGACCGCTCGACCGGCTGCTCCCGAGCTGGGGCGGCTGGGGCGAGCCCGTCGGGCCCGTCGAGGGCGTGATCGGCCGCCAGTTCCTGGAGCGCGACTTCGGGACCCTGGCCGTCCGTGAGCAGCGGGTCGCCTGGGAGGCCGTGAAGACGACCAACGACTTCCCCCGGGGCCGCGCCCTGGTGGAGGAGTCGGGCGCGCTCCCCGAGCAGTACGAGATCTGTCTCTGGCTGGCCGGCTGGTACGCCACCGAGGGCGAGACCGAGGCCGGTGAGAGAATGCTGCTGGCCGCGCACGAGCGCTGGTGGCCGTACGCGTCGTGGGACGCCATCCCCGACTCGATGGTCCTGCAGCCCACCCTGCGGCTGGTCGTCACCGACCGGGTGCGCGAGCACTATCTGACGCGGCCGATCGGCCCCGAAGCGAGGAGTGACCGGAAATGACCCAGAGTGCCCTTGAGCAGCTTCTCGGCCGCGCCCGGGGTCCGATGGGGCCCTCGGCGGAGCTGGACTTCGGCGTGGCGGGCGGCCCGCTGGCCGAACTGGGCGCGATGGTCTCCCGGGTCAACGGGTTCTTCCTGTTCAACGCCGGTGTGCAGGTCTTCCGGGCGGGCGAGGAGGGCCTCGGGCCCGATCTGCTCGGCTGGAACGAGGAGAACACCTGGAAGGACACCTACGACGGCCTGGCGGACGGGCTGTTCTGCTTCGGTCAGGACATCTTCGGGAACCAGTTCGCGATCATGGACGGCGCCGAGGTGGTCGTCTTCGACCCGGAGACCGCGGAGGTCGAGGTGCTCGGCACCAGTCTGGAGGAATGGGCGCAGTGGCTGCTGGCGGACCCGGAGGTCAACGCCGCCGCCAACTTCGCCTACGCGTTCCAGCAGCAGAACGGCGCGCTGGAGCCGGACCAGCGGCTCGTCCCGCTGCAGTTCTTCGTGGCCGGCGGCGGCTACGAGTTCGACAACTTCGCCGTCCGGGACGCGGTGACCGCGATGCGGATCCGCGGCCCGATCGCCCAGCAGGTGTACAACCTGCCGGACGGGGCGTCGATCGACCTCAGCGCCGGCTGAGCGGACCGAGACCGCGTAATACACATCAGCTGATTCGTAGTCGGCTGAAATTCACCCTGGCCAATGACCGGCTCCACTGCCAGGCTTACCGGCACGTGTCCGGACACCGAGGCCATCTGACGCGTCGTCGGAGCGGCGGGGGCCACCGATGACGGGCTCCCGCCCGGCCGGTCCGCGCGGGCCGGCCGGGCGGGGTCCGCCCGGCAGGGGCGGTCCGTCAGTAGCGGTAGTCCGCGGCGACCGCCCGGTGGTCGCTGCCGTCGGCCGGCAGCACCCGCGAGTCGGTCGGCCTGAGGCCGCCCTTGCTGAGGATCTGGTCGATCCTGGCCATCGGGAACGAGGCCGGCCAGGAGAAGCCGAAGCCGTCGCCGGCCGCCCCGTGGGCGGAGCGCATCTGGGCGCTGATCGGGGCCAGGCTGCGGTCGTTCATGGTGCCGTTGAGGTCCCCCATCAGCAGCACCTTCTTGAGCGGCTCCGCCTCGATGGCGTCGCCGAGTGCCTGGGCGCTGACGTCCCGCCGGCCGGCGGTGAAGCCGCCGTCGAACTGCACCCGCACGGACGGCAGGTGTGCCACGTAGACCGCGAGCGGCCCCTTCGGGGTGGTCACCTCGGCACGGAAGGCCCTGGTCCAGCCGATCCGGATGTCCACCACCGCGACGCCGCCGATCGGGTAGCTGGACCACAGCCCGACGGTGCCCTCGACCACGTGGTACGGGTACTTGGCGGCCAGGCCCTTGGTGTACGTGGGGACGGCGCCGGCGGCCAGCTCCTCCAGGGCGACGATCTGCGCCCCGGAGTCGTTGAGCAGCCGCAGGGTGCCGGCCGGGTCGCTGTTGGCGGCCGCGACGTTGTGGGTGAGGACGGTGAAGTCGCCCTTGCCGGAGCCCTTGTCGGTGAGCAGCCCGCCGAAGAGGTTCAGCCAGATGACCGCCGGCATCAGGACGGCGGCCAGCGCGAGCGCGGAGCGGCGCCACAGGGCCAGCCCCAGCAGCACCGGCACCGCGAGCCCGAGCCAGGGCAGGAAGCTCTCCAGCAGGCTGCCGACGTTGCCGACGGCGTTCGGGACCTCGGCGTGGAAGGCGAGCAGGAAGGCGACCAGGAGGGCGAGGACGGCGAGGATCCAGCCGCGGCGCCAGTCGAGCCAGGGGGCGAACCGGGCGCGCAGCCCGGCCGGCCGCCGGATGCCCTTGGACTCCGGCTGCCCGCTCCCCGCGGCCGCCGCCGGATTGTCCGCCTGCACCATCGCCACTCCTCCGCACTCGCCCCGGTCCGCCCGGCTGATGCCGTTTTAGTCTGATTCTCGGCTCAGCCTATGACGGGACAGACGCCTCGCGGACACGCGAAGGTTGCGGCACGCACCGATCAGTGACATTCCCCACCGGACGGGCTCGCGCCGACCCCGTTCAGCACCGCGTCGATCATCTTCCGGGCCAGCTCGGGGTCGTCCAGCGGGGCGTCGTCCCAGAGGATCGTACGCAACAGGATCGGGCCGATCAGCACCTCGCAGACCAGCTCCACGTCGAGGTCGGTGCGCAGCACGCCCTCGTCGATGCCCCGGCGGACGATCGTGCGGACCAGCTCTCGGCGCGGCTTGACCACCCGCTCCTGGTAGGTGGCGCGCAGCTCCGGCCAGTCGTTCATCTGGCCGAGCGCGGACTTCAGCACCCAGCGGGAGCGCTTGGCCAGGCCGCGCTTGCGCATGTACTCGACCATGCCGACCAGCTCTTCGTGGACGGTGCCGCCGGTCAGCTGGGGCGCCGGTGCCTCCAGCCGGGCCACCACGTCGACCAGCAGGGCCTCCATGTTGGTCCAGCGCCGGTAGATGGTGGCCTTGCCGACCCCGGCCTGCGCGGCCACCCGCTCGATGGAGAGTTCGGCGAGGCCGACCCCCTCCTCCATCAACTGCTCCACGGCGGCGAAGATGGCCTGCTCGGCCGCCTCGCTGCGGGGCCGCCCCCGTCGCGGAGCGCCGGGCTCAGGGACGGGGACGGCCACGGGGGTGCGGCTGGCGGCCGGGGTGTCGGTCTGCATGCCGCTATTGTCCATGGCCCGAGGTCAGACCTGGGCGGGACGCTGCCGCGCGGGGGCCCGGTCGGGTGCGCCGGGGCCGGCCGCACCGGCCGGGGCCCGGCCCGGCAGCAGCAGGAGGGCGATCACGGCGCCGGCGACGGTGATGCCGCCGGACAGGCCCGCGACCACGTGCATGGCGTGGACGAAGGAGTCCTGGGCCGGTGCCACCAGCCCCGGGTTGTGGGTGCTTCCGGCGACGGCCACGGTGGCCTCCAGCGACTCGCCGGCCTTGTCCCGCAGGGCCGGCGGGAGCGCCGCGAGCCGGTCGGCCATGCCGTCGCGGTAGACGGTGGAGAGCACCGCGCCGAGGATGGCGACCCCGAGCGAGCCGCCGACCTGCCGGAAGGTGTTGTTCAGCGCGGAGCCCGCGCCGGCCTTCTCCCGGGGCAGCGAGCCCATGATCGCGACGGTGACCGGCGGCATCACGTGCGCCATGCCGGTGCCCATCACGAAGCCGAGCACGATCAGCACCCAGATCGGGGTGTCGGTGTCGAGGCCCAGGTAGCCGAACAGGCCGACCGCGACCAGCGCCATACCGGCCGCGCAGGTGGCGCGTACCCCGAAGCGGTCGACCACCAGCCGGGCCCGCGGCGCGAAGATCATCTGTGCGCCGGCCAGCGGGAGCATCAGCAGGCCGGCCTGCAGGGCGCTGTAGCCGCGCACGCTCTGGGTGTAGAAGACGCCGAAGAAGGAGACGCCCATCAGTGCGAAGAAGATCACGCCGATCACCACGACCGAGGCCGAGAACACCTTGTTGCGGAACCAGGTGATGTCCAGGGCGGGGTGGCTGGTGCGCTTCTCGAACAGGACGAAGGCGGCCAGCGCGACCAGGCCGATCAGGATCGGCACCCAGGCCCCGGGGTCCGCGAAGTCGGCCAGTTCGCCGCCCTTGATGATGCCGTAGATCAGTGCGACCAGGCCGACGATCGACAGCAGCACGCCGACCGGGTCGAGCCGGCCCGGGTTCGGGTCCTTGGAGTCGGGCACCAGCAGGCCCATCGCGACCAGGGCGAGGGCCACGATCGGCACGTTGACCAGGAAGACCGAGCCCCACCAGAAGTGCTCGATCAGCAGACCGCCGGTGATCGGGCCGATGGCGATGGCGAGGCCGACCGCGCCGGCCCAGATGCCGATCGCCTTGGGCTGCTCGTGCCGCTCGAAGACGTTCATGATGATGGCCAGCGTGGCCGGCATCACGAAGGCGCCGCCGAGGCCCATCACGGCCCGGAAGGCGATCAGCTGGCCGGGCGAGTCGGCGAACGCGGAGAGCAGCGAACCGAGGCCGAAGACCAGCATGCCGCCGAGCAGCGTCCACTTGCGGCCGAGCCGGTCGCCGAGCAGGCCCGCGGTGAACAGCAGCCCGGCGAAGACCAGCGTGTAGGAGTTGATCGACCACTCCAGATCGCTCTGGGTGGCGCCCAGGCCGGTCGGCGCGGGGGTGGCGATGGTCTTCATCGCGACGTTGAGGATCGACGTGTCGAGCACGACGACGAGCAGGGCGAGCACCAGGGTGCTCAGGATCGCCCATCGGCGGCGGTGGATGGCTTCGGGCACGCGTGGCGTGGCGATGGCGGTGGTCATGGGTGTGTCTTCCCTGTCCGTACGAAGAGGTCCGGACTTACGAGTCGAGTTCGTCTCGTAACCCCTGGGCCCAGGGTAGCCCTCATTTCGATACGAGACAGGGCCGTATCGCAAATTTCGGGTAAAGGAGCGGGACGCGGACCCGCGACCGCACCCCTCTTTGCGCTCGGGCGCGGGCGTGCAAGCATGGGAGCAGATCCGGGGACGCCGTACGGCGCCACGAGACGACAACCCTTCAGGAGCCTGTTCGATGAACGCTTCTCCGCTCTCGCCTGCCCCGACGCAGGCACCCGCCCCCCAGGGCAACACCCTCTACGGGGGTGTCACCAACCGTCGGGTCACCGTCCGCGACCTGGCCGCCGCCAAGCAGCGCGGCGAGCGCTGGTCGATGCTGACCGCCTACGACGCGCTGACCGCCGGCGTCTTCGACGAGGCCGGCATCCCGGTGCTGCTGGTCGGCGACTCGGCCGGCAACTGTCACCTCGGCTACGAGACCACGGTGCCGGTCACCATGGACCAGATGGTGATGCTGTCCGCCGCCGTGGTCCGCGGCACCAAGCGGGCCATGGTCGTCGGCGACATGCCGTTCGGCTCGTACCAGGAGTCCCCCGGCCAGGCCATGCACAACGCGGCCCGGCTGATGAAGGAGGCCGGGGTCGGCGCGGTCAAGCTGGAGGGCGGCGAGCGCAGCGCCCGCTCGATCGAGCTGCTGGTCGAGGCCGGCATCCCGGTGATGGCCCACATCGGGCTGACCCCGCAGTCGGTGCACGCGCTCGGCGGCTACCCCGTCCAGGGCCGCGGCGACGAAGCGGCCCACCAGCTGCTGCGCGACGCCAAGGCCGTCCAGCAGGCCGGCGCCTTCGCGGTCGTGCTGGAGGCCGTCCCGGCCGAGCTCGCCGGGCAGGTCACCGAGCAGCTGGTGATCCCGACCGTCGGCATCGGCGCCGGTGCCGGGACCGACGCCCAGGTGCTGGTCTGGACCGACATGGCCGGTATGACCGCCGGCCGGGTGCCGAAGTTCGTCAAGCAGTACGCCAACCTGCGGGCCGTCCTCGGCGACGCCGCCCGCGAGTTCGCGGCCGAGGTCGGCGCCGGCACCTTCCCGGCGCCGGAGCACACCTTCAAGTAGCGGCCCGCCGCCCGTCCGGCCCGGCGAAACGCCGGGCCGGACGGGCGCGACGGCAGCACGACAGCCCGCTGTCAGCGGCGACAGCGCCCTGACAGCGCCCTGGCAGCGGGGCCGGGCAGCCTGACGGCATGACAGGAATCGCCACCGCCCCGAACGACCGGGGACAGCGCACCAACGCCGTCGAGGTCCGCGGCATCGTGAAGCACTACGGCGCGACCAAGGCGCTCGACGGCGTCGACCTCACCGTCCGCGAAGGCACCGTACTCGGTCTGCTCGGCCCGAACGGCGCCGGCAAGACCACCCTGGTCCGGGTGCTCTCCACGCTGATCAAGCCGGATGCCGGCACCGCCTTCGTCGGCGGCTACGACGTCCTGCGCCAGCCGAAGCAGCTGCGCCGCACCATCGGCCTGACCGGGCAGTACGCCTCGGTCGACGAGCTGCTCTCCGGCTACGAGAACCTCTACCTGATCGGGCGCCTGCTGGACCTCTCCGGCAAGGAGTCCAAGGCCCGGGCCGCCGAGCTGCTGGAGCGCTTCTCGCTGACCGAGGCCGCCAAGCGCCCGGCCAAGACCTACTCGGGCGGTATGCGCCGGCGCCTCGACCTCGCCGCCAGCATGATCGGCCGGCCCAAGGTGCTCTACCTGGACGAGCCCACCACCGGCCTCGACCCGCGGACCCGCAACGAGGTCTGGGACGAGGTGCAGCGGATGGTAGGCGAGGGCTCGACCGTCCTGCTGACCACCCAGTACATGGAGGAGGCCGAGCAGCTCGCCCACGAGCTGACCGTCATCGACCGCGGCCGGGTGATCGCCAACGGCGGGATCGAGGAGCTGAAGACCCAGGTCGGCGGCCAGACCCTGCAGGTCCGGCCGGTGCACCCGGCCGAGCTGCCCGAGATGGTCCGCTGCCTGCAGGAGACCGGCATCGGTGCGACCTTCTCCGCCGACACCGGGCTGCTCTCGGTGCCGATCGCCGGCGACGACCAACTCACCGCCGTGATCGGCGTGCTGGGCGGCCGCGGCTTCGCCCTCGCCGGCATCGACACCAAGCTGCCCAGCCTGGACGAGGTCTTCCTGGCGATCACCGGCAAGCCGGCCGGCGCCGAGCCCACCGCCCCGACCCTCACGAAGGAGCCCGTGGCATGAGCGCCGCGACCCTGGCCCCCGGCCACCTGGACGACTCCCGGATCGGCCTGCGCGCGAGCGTGCGCCACGTCGGGGCACTGACCCGGCGCAACCTGATGCGGATCAAGGCCGACCCGGAGTCCATGCTGGACGCCCTGCTGATCCCGGTCGTCTTCACCGTGCTGTTCGTCTACGTGTTCGGCGGCGCGGTGGCCGGCACCCAGCAGGACTACATCCAGTGGATGATCCCCGGCCTGCTCGGCACCACCGGCCTCAACCTGGCGATGTCGGTGGGCACCGGCCTGAACAGCGACTTCCAGACCGGCGTCATGGACCGGTTCCGCACTCTGCCGATCGGGCGCGCGGCGGTGCTGCTGTCGAAGATCGCGGCGGAGACCTGCCGGGCGCTGGTCTCCTTCACCATCCTGATCGCCTTCGCGATGCTGATCGGGCTGCGGATCAAGACCGGCTTCCCGGAGCTGCTGGCCGCCGTCGGCCTGTCCCTGGTGTTCGGCATGTCGATCGTGTGGATCTCGATGCTGCTGGGCATGGCCATGCGCAGCGCCCAGGCGGTCCAGGGGGTGGGGATGCTGGTGATCATGCCGCTGCAGTTCGGCAGCTCGATCTTCGCGCCCACCACCACCATGCCCGGCTGGCTGCAGACCTTCACCGAGTACAACCCGCTCTCGGCACTGGCCGACGCCTGCCGCAACCTGATCAACGGCGGGCCGCTGGCCCACTCGGTGACCGTGGTGCTGGTCTGCTCCGCGGTGATCACCGCGGTCACCGCCCCGCTGGCGGTCGCCCGCTTCCGCAAGCGCACCTGAGGCCGGGCCGACCCCACTAGAAGTCCCCGGGGTCGTTGAGCAGGGCGGTCGCCTCCGAGAGCGTGAGGCGGCCGCCCTCCTCGACCGCCGCCCGGTACTCCTGCGGGCCGAGCAGGGCCATCAGCCCGTCACCGGTCCGCGCCCGCTCCGTCCGTTCCAGGATCGAACCCATCGCGCCGTGCAGGCCGA
Proteins encoded:
- a CDS encoding MFS transporter, which codes for MTTAIATPRVPEAIHRRRWAILSTLVLALLVVVLDTSILNVAMKTIATPAPTGLGATQSDLEWSINSYTLVFAGLLFTAGLLGDRLGRKWTLLGGMLVFGLGSLLSAFADSPGQLIAFRAVMGLGGAFVMPATLAIIMNVFERHEQPKAIGIWAGAVGLAIAIGPITGGLLIEHFWWGSVFLVNVPIVALALVAMGLLVPDSKDPNPGRLDPVGVLLSIVGLVALIYGIIKGGELADFADPGAWVPILIGLVALAAFVLFEKRTSHPALDITWFRNKVFSASVVVIGVIFFALMGVSFFGVFYTQSVRGYSALQAGLLMLPLAGAQMIFAPRARLVVDRFGVRATCAAGMALVAVGLFGYLGLDTDTPIWVLIVLGFVMGTGMAHVMPPVTVAIMGSLPREKAGAGSALNNTFRQVGGSLGVAILGAVLSTVYRDGMADRLAALPPALRDKAGESLEATVAVAGSTHNPGLVAPAQDSFVHAMHVVAGLSGGITVAGAVIALLLLPGRAPAGAAGPGAPDRAPARQRPAQV
- a CDS encoding SMI1/KNR4 family protein, yielding MTQSALEQLLGRARGPMGPSAELDFGVAGGPLAELGAMVSRVNGFFLFNAGVQVFRAGEEGLGPDLLGWNEENTWKDTYDGLADGLFCFGQDIFGNQFAIMDGAEVVVFDPETAEVEVLGTSLEEWAQWLLADPEVNAAANFAYAFQQQNGALEPDQRLVPLQFFVAGGGYEFDNFAVRDAVTAMRIRGPIAQQVYNLPDGASIDLSAG
- a CDS encoding ABC transporter permease, with product MSAATLAPGHLDDSRIGLRASVRHVGALTRRNLMRIKADPESMLDALLIPVVFTVLFVYVFGGAVAGTQQDYIQWMIPGLLGTTGLNLAMSVGTGLNSDFQTGVMDRFRTLPIGRAAVLLSKIAAETCRALVSFTILIAFAMLIGLRIKTGFPELLAAVGLSLVFGMSIVWISMLLGMAMRSAQAVQGVGMLVIMPLQFGSSIFAPTTTMPGWLQTFTEYNPLSALADACRNLINGGPLAHSVTVVLVCSAVITAVTAPLAVARFRKRT
- a CDS encoding TetR/AcrR family transcriptional regulator translates to MQTDTPAASRTPVAVPVPEPGAPRRGRPRSEAAEQAIFAAVEQLMEEGVGLAELSIERVAAQAGVGKATIYRRWTNMEALLVDVVARLEAPAPQLTGGTVHEELVGMVEYMRKRGLAKRSRWVLKSALGQMNDWPELRATYQERVVKPRRELVRTIVRRGIDEGVLRTDLDVELVCEVLIGPILLRTILWDDAPLDDPELARKMIDAVLNGVGASPSGGECH
- a CDS encoding endonuclease/exonuclease/phosphatase family protein; amino-acid sequence: MVQADNPAAAAGSGQPESKGIRRPAGLRARFAPWLDWRRGWILAVLALLVAFLLAFHAEVPNAVGNVGSLLESFLPWLGLAVPVLLGLALWRRSALALAAVLMPAVIWLNLFGGLLTDKGSGKGDFTVLTHNVAAANSDPAGTLRLLNDSGAQIVALEELAAGAVPTYTKGLAAKYPYHVVEGTVGLWSSYPIGGVAVVDIRIGWTRAFRAEVTTPKGPLAVYVAHLPSVRVQFDGGFTAGRRDVSAQALGDAIEAEPLKKVLLMGDLNGTMNDRSLAPISAQMRSAHGAAGDGFGFSWPASFPMARIDQILSKGGLRPTDSRVLPADGSDHRAVAADYRY
- a CDS encoding ATP-binding cassette domain-containing protein; translation: MTGIATAPNDRGQRTNAVEVRGIVKHYGATKALDGVDLTVREGTVLGLLGPNGAGKTTLVRVLSTLIKPDAGTAFVGGYDVLRQPKQLRRTIGLTGQYASVDELLSGYENLYLIGRLLDLSGKESKARAAELLERFSLTEAAKRPAKTYSGGMRRRLDLAASMIGRPKVLYLDEPTTGLDPRTRNEVWDEVQRMVGEGSTVLLTTQYMEEAEQLAHELTVIDRGRVIANGGIEELKTQVGGQTLQVRPVHPAELPEMVRCLQETGIGATFSADTGLLSVPIAGDDQLTAVIGVLGGRGFALAGIDTKLPSLDEVFLAITGKPAGAEPTAPTLTKEPVA
- a CDS encoding NAD+ synthase produces the protein MPNLRLALCQTDPWVGDLAHNSDEVVRWTRQAAEAGARLVAFPEMALTGYPVEDLALRSSFVEASRTALVELAARLAAKGLGEVPVVVGYLGRSDHASAKLGRPAGEPQNCAAVLHRGEVVNRFAKHHLPNYGVFDEYRYFVPGDQLSVLRLHGVDVALAICEDIWQDGGRVTAAREAGAGLLLVINGSPYERDKDDARLALVRRRAAEAGCTLAYLNMVGAQDELVFDGDSLVVSADGEVLTRAPQFEERLVLVDLELPAAAADHADGLLLGDGLHLVRTDLGGEPLPAPAVGAPPAGGWGTVGAEVAPRVEDEAEIYAALVTGTRAYVRKNGFASVLIGLSGGIDSALVAAIAVDALGAENVHCVSMPSRYSSQHSRDDAAELAERTGLHFRTVSIAPMFDAYMDSLGLTGLAEENLQSRLRGTLLMAISNQEGHIVLAPGNKSELAVGYSTLYGDSVGAYGPIKDVYKSLIFRLARWRNEEAGRRGEVPPIPENTIVKPPSAELRPDQKDTDSLPDYDLLDTVLDLYVEGDQGRDAIVAAGFDAAVVDRIVRLVDTAEYKRRQYPPGPKISAKGFGRDRRLPITNRWRRG
- the panB gene encoding 3-methyl-2-oxobutanoate hydroxymethyltransferase, giving the protein MNASPLSPAPTQAPAPQGNTLYGGVTNRRVTVRDLAAAKQRGERWSMLTAYDALTAGVFDEAGIPVLLVGDSAGNCHLGYETTVPVTMDQMVMLSAAVVRGTKRAMVVGDMPFGSYQESPGQAMHNAARLMKEAGVGAVKLEGGERSARSIELLVEAGIPVMAHIGLTPQSVHALGGYPVQGRGDEAAHQLLRDAKAVQQAGAFAVVLEAVPAELAGQVTEQLVIPTVGIGAGAGTDAQVLVWTDMAGMTAGRVPKFVKQYANLRAVLGDAAREFAAEVGAGTFPAPEHTFK